The following proteins come from a genomic window of Miscanthus floridulus cultivar M001 chromosome 2, ASM1932011v1, whole genome shotgun sequence:
- the LOC136539785 gene encoding transcription factor MYB30-like isoform X2: MRRPPCCDKDGVKKGPWTPEEDLVLVSYVQEHGPGNWRAVPANTGLLRCSKSCRLRWTNYLRPGIRRGGFSDQEDRLIVHLQALLGNRWAAIASYLPDRTDNDVKNYWNTHLKKKLLLQQQQQRASTAAASSPTPPKGQWELKLQTDIDLARRALREALSVDAAAAAGPPGMATASSAPSAPSAGGPAEAQAYALTAGSVNRTMLDGWAAAPAPGRSCVVVGSTVIPALATPGAADSASGSSSELTTECSGSISSASNKRAAPVAAGHQLLLVREENTTSPGQGEVPLSAIESWLLEDDGGEQKLPHESLLLDAVLHNFGF, encoded by the exons ATGAGGCGGCCGCCGTGCTGCGACAAGGATGGCGTGAAGAAGGGGCCGTGGACGCCCGAGGAGGACCTCGTCCTCGTCTCCTACGTCCAGGAGCACGGCCCCGGCAACTGGCGCGCAGTCCCCGCCAACACAG GGCTGCTGCGGTGCAGCAAGAGCTGCCGCCTCCGGTGGACCAACTACCTCCGCCCGGGCATCCGCCGGGGCGGCTTCTCCGACCAGGAGGACAGGCTCATCGTCCACCTCCAGGCGCTCCTCGGCAACCGCTGGGCCGCCATCGCCTCCTACCTCCCCGACCGCACCGACAACGACGTCAAGAACTACTGGAACACGCACCTCAAGAagaagctcctcctccagcagcagcagcagcgcgcctccaccgccgccgcctcgtcgCCGACGCCGCCCAAGGGGCAGTGGGAGCTCAAGCTGCAGACCGACATCGACCTCGCCAGGCGCGCCCTCCGCGAAGCCCTctccgtcgacgccgccgccgccgccggtccgCCGGGGATGGCCACCGCGAGCTCGGCACCGTCGGCGCCGTCCGCCGGCGGCCCAGCAGAGGCACAGGCGTACGCGCTCACCGCGGGCAGCGTCAACAGGACGATGCTGGACGGGTGGGCGGCGGCTCCAGCGCCAGGGAGGAGCTGCGTCGTCGTCGGTAGCACCGTCATCCCGGCCCTGGCGACGCCCGGCGCGGCAGACAGCGCGTCGGGGTCGTCGTCCGAGCTAACGACGGAGTGTTCTGGCTCCATCTCCAGCGCCTCCAATAAACGTGCCGCGCCGGTGGCTGCCGGCCACCAGCTGCTGCTCGTGCGCGAGGAGAACACCACATCGCCCGGGCAAGGGGAGGTGCCACTGTCGGCGATCGAGTCGTGGCTGCtggaggacgacggcggcgagcAGAAGCTGCCGCACGAAAGCCTCCTGCTCGACGCCGTCCTGCATAATTTCGGTTTCTAA
- the LOC136537121 gene encoding uncharacterized protein, giving the protein MDKATVAKRAMTTTTAAPGLAVAATDPIRSFLLTAAASVDLAADLRDLASGLISDPAVTYRALRTIWCVTPPDTRPQLRDLLQGADFVLPSPKPVKSDQLKARLEKLREIQERKEYAELVRDVAPPSKDDAPVFNEKEKNVNQRKGGENTCFQQIRR; this is encoded by the exons ATGGATAAGGCAACTGTAGCGAAGCGAGCCATGACGACGACCACCGCCGCGCCGGGACTCGCCGTCGCAGCAACCGATCCCATCCGCTCCTTCCTCTtgaccgccgccgcctccgtcgaCCTGGCTGCCGATCTTCGGGACCTCGCCTCCGGCCTCATCTCGGACCCCGCCGTCACCTACCGCGCTCTGCGCACCATCTGGTGCGTCACCCCGCCAGACACCCGCCCgcagctccgcgacctcctccaGGGCGCTGACTTCGTGCTGCCTAGCCCTAAGCCCGTGAAAAG CGATCAGCTCAAGGCTAGGCTGGAGAAGCTCCGGGAGATACAGGAGAGGAAGGAGTACGCCGAGCTTGTCAGGGACGTCGCGCCGCCCAGCAAGGACGACGCTCCTGTTTTCaacgaaaaagaaaaaaatgttaaTCAGAGAAAAGGGGGAGAAAACACCTGTTTTCAACAAATTCGTAGATAG
- the LOC136539785 gene encoding transcription factor MYB30-like isoform X1: MRRPPCCDKDGVKKGPWTPEEDLVLVSYVQEHGPGNWRAVPANTGGCGVGLLRCSKSCRLRWTNYLRPGIRRGGFSDQEDRLIVHLQALLGNRWAAIASYLPDRTDNDVKNYWNTHLKKKLLLQQQQQRASTAAASSPTPPKGQWELKLQTDIDLARRALREALSVDAAAAAGPPGMATASSAPSAPSAGGPAEAQAYALTAGSVNRTMLDGWAAAPAPGRSCVVVGSTVIPALATPGAADSASGSSSELTTECSGSISSASNKRAAPVAAGHQLLLVREENTTSPGQGEVPLSAIESWLLEDDGGEQKLPHESLLLDAVLHNFGF; encoded by the exons ATGAGGCGGCCGCCGTGCTGCGACAAGGATGGCGTGAAGAAGGGGCCGTGGACGCCCGAGGAGGACCTCGTCCTCGTCTCCTACGTCCAGGAGCACGGCCCCGGCAACTGGCGCGCAGTCCCCGCCAACACAGGTGGGTGTGGTGTGG GGCTGCTGCGGTGCAGCAAGAGCTGCCGCCTCCGGTGGACCAACTACCTCCGCCCGGGCATCCGCCGGGGCGGCTTCTCCGACCAGGAGGACAGGCTCATCGTCCACCTCCAGGCGCTCCTCGGCAACCGCTGGGCCGCCATCGCCTCCTACCTCCCCGACCGCACCGACAACGACGTCAAGAACTACTGGAACACGCACCTCAAGAagaagctcctcctccagcagcagcagcagcgcgcctccaccgccgccgcctcgtcgCCGACGCCGCCCAAGGGGCAGTGGGAGCTCAAGCTGCAGACCGACATCGACCTCGCCAGGCGCGCCCTCCGCGAAGCCCTctccgtcgacgccgccgccgccgccggtccgCCGGGGATGGCCACCGCGAGCTCGGCACCGTCGGCGCCGTCCGCCGGCGGCCCAGCAGAGGCACAGGCGTACGCGCTCACCGCGGGCAGCGTCAACAGGACGATGCTGGACGGGTGGGCGGCGGCTCCAGCGCCAGGGAGGAGCTGCGTCGTCGTCGGTAGCACCGTCATCCCGGCCCTGGCGACGCCCGGCGCGGCAGACAGCGCGTCGGGGTCGTCGTCCGAGCTAACGACGGAGTGTTCTGGCTCCATCTCCAGCGCCTCCAATAAACGTGCCGCGCCGGTGGCTGCCGGCCACCAGCTGCTGCTCGTGCGCGAGGAGAACACCACATCGCCCGGGCAAGGGGAGGTGCCACTGTCGGCGATCGAGTCGTGGCTGCtggaggacgacggcggcgagcAGAAGCTGCCGCACGAAAGCCTCCTGCTCGACGCCGTCCTGCATAATTTCGGTTTCTAA